A window of Curtobacterium sp. TC1 genomic DNA:
CACCGGCGCGGTCCGCCAGGTCGCCGCTGAGATGAGCGGACCGCATGGCCTCGAACCGGACTGGCTGAACGACGCGGTGAAGGGCTTCCTCCCTGGCGACGTGCACGACACCCGTGTCGTGTTCGAGTCGGAGAATCTCCTCGTGCAGGTGCCGCCGCCGGAGTACCTGCTGGCGATGAAGATGCACGCCGCGCGTGATGATCGCGACCTTGACGACGCAGCGACCCTCTTCAACGCTGCGGGCCTCACGACTGCGGACCAAGGCAGGGAACTGCTGGAGAGCACCTACCCGAATAGGCAGTTGCTGCCTCGGCACCAGTACCTCCCGGACGAGGTCGCGGCGCGTGCTGCAGCACACCGCGAGGAATCCGCCGAGCAGGTCGGGAACCGGGTGCCGAGCGCCGCTGACCTGGTGCAGCAGTACGCCGCTGACGTCCGCCGGACCGGCCCCCGTGACCCTGCTGGGGCCGATGACGCCGCGCGCATGGCCACCGACCTGCGGGCGGGTCGTGCCGCCCGGCCGGACGAGGCAGCTCAGCGCGCCGCCTCGGACGTGGAGGCGCAGGAACGTGCCGAACAGGTTCGGCGTCAGCAGGCGGCCGCGGACGCGCAACGGGAGCAGGAACAGCAGCGCCGCGGCCTCTGCCACTGATTCGCCAAGGCAGGATGATGACCTGCCTTGCGGCCGCCGCGTCGTGATCCCAAGCACCCGACGCTGCCAGCTCCACGCATGCCGGCCCCACCAATTGTGGCAGTAGTGGTGTGGGGTGAGGCCGGGGCGGTACGCACGATCACTCGGAAAGAGTTCCCGCCCTGGCGCCGGCCCCAGGGGAGGGAAACCGGCACCAGCAACCATGCCCGACCAGTGAGTTCCACGTCTACCACTGCGCCCCTTCAAGAGCCCAATTTGCTGCCACCCCCGTCGGAGCCGACCGCGCCGACAGTCCTTTCGCGGCGGCTGGCCTGAGGGGACGCGGTCCGCAACAGTGAGAGAGGTCCCTGTTCCTGGAGCGGGGTTGCTGACAGCATGGCTGCAGAGCACTGCCATGGGGGCAGGCATGAAAGCAGGAGCACGCAATGACTGACACACCTCGGAATCCCGGCGACCACACATCGTCCGACGGGCAGCCCTCCCCACGGAACCCCGGTAGCCACACTCCTTGGACTGGCCAGCCAACACCGCAGAACCCGGGTGGAAGCACCCCGCCCGCAGGCGGTGGGCAGCCGCCCTACGGCGCGGGTGGGCCGCTGCAAGGCCCAGACGGCTGGCAGTCACCGCCGCCGCTGGGTGACCCGAAGGCAAAAGGGTTCTTCGGCGCTCTGTTCGACTTCTCCTTCAACCACTTCGTCACGCCGATCATCGTCAAGATCGTTTACATCCTCGTGCTTGTCGCGCTCGTGATTGGCTGGCTGATCGCCGTTATCACCGGCTTTGCCCAGAACGTCGGCATCGGCCTGGTGTTCCTGATCATCGGTGCCATCGGCGTCATCGTCTACCTGGCCCTGATCCGCATGACCTTGGAGCTATACCTGTCGATCGTCCGGATGAGCGAAGACATCCACCACCGGCTTCCCCGAGGCTGACCCTTTGACCTCCGCACGCATGTGTGGGCCTGGACGGCCCAGCCGACGAGGCCCACACATGCGTCGCCGCGTGCAGTGCGCGACGACCGATGAGCAGCCGTTTGCTCCTGTCTCGAACGCAGACGCGGTGGGCAAACGGAACCTTTTATTAGAATTCTGCTATAATTGCCAATAATCTGGTAGAGTTCGGGTGTGGATCCGCTTCTGAACCCGTTCCGGCCTGGCGCCGGCATCCGGCCGCCCGAGCTGGTCGGGCGGCAAGCTGAGATCGATCTTGTCGACCTCATGGTTGCGCACAGCCGTCGACAGCGGAATGACGGGGGCCTGATTCTGTATGGCCTGCGCGGCGTCGGTAAGACGGTGCTGTTGTCACGGCTGCGGCAGATCGTCGAGAACGCCGGTTGGGTCACGGTTCAGCTAGAAGCTCGACCGGGCGAGTCCGGGAAGCTCATCGCCCGTCAGTCGCTCGCTCGGGGTGTCGCGATGGCTGGGCGGAAGATGAACCGTTTCCAACATGCCCTCGGTGAAGTACGTGAGGCACTTGCAAGCGTCACGTCCTTCTCTGCGACCATCGGCGGTACCGGGGTGTCACTCGGCGTGGATCCTTCCCCGCATCGGGCGAATTCCGGGCTGATCGAAGTGGATCTCGAGGAGCTCGTCGCTGATCTCGCAGCCCCGCTGCAAAAGAACCAGAGCGCGTTCGCAATCTTCGTCGATGAGATGCAGGACCTCGACCGGGACCTTTTGACCGCACTGCTTGCGGTCCAACACCGCGCGGGCCAGCAGGACTGGCCGTTTTACATCATCGGGGCGGGCCTGTCGACACTTCGCCGAACCCTCGCCGAAGCACGCTCCTACTCCGAACGCTTCACCATCCGGGAAGTGGGCCCCTTGGCTGCTGACGCGGCTGCTACTGCTCTGGCAAAGCCTGCCGAGGAGTTCGGAGCCCGCTTCACCGACGAGGCCCTTGCCGAGATCCTCGGCGCAGCGAACGGCTACCCCTTCTTCCTGCAGACCTACGGGAAGGCGGTGTGGGAGCTCTCCACCGACCGCCTGATCGACGGGACCACCGCAATTGCTGGGATCGAGGAAGGCAATGCGGACCTCGATCAGGGCTTCTTCCCCGCTCGCTGGGATCGGACCACGCCCCTTGAGCGTCAGTACCTGCGTGCGATCGTCGCCGTCAGCGGTAGCACCGCGAGCACATCCGCCATCGCTGATGCGCTCGGGAAGCCCGCCACATCGCTCAGCCCTGTGCGCCAATCGCTGATCGAGAAGGGCATCATCTTCGCCGAGCGCCGCGGGTACGTCAGCTTCACCGTGCCGAACATGGACGCGTTCATCCGCCGTCAGAACGACCTCGACGACGTCGAAGATGACTAGTCCGGCATTGCGCCGATAATATAGATTATGTCAGTAGAGGCGCGATGCGCGACCGTCCGACTGTCCTCCGAATGGTGATCTCAGTGCACGTGCTCCTGCACCCCCGGATGCCTGCGCAACCGTGCCGATTCGGGAGGCTTCGAGCTGGGCGACCCGACGCCGGCCGTCCCACCGCGACCACCCCAATATCGGCGCGGGCGTCCAAGCTGGCGACCGTTACGCCGCCCGGCCTGGCTTAGCGAGCTGAGGTTACGCGTCGAGCAGCGCGTGAGGCGGACACCGCGGCCGCGACAAGAGCGCCCAAGG
This region includes:
- a CDS encoding DUF6036 family nucleotidyltransferase; the encoded protein is MSDPHGDELDADRLGGLFQELSDRLANVGEHAQLFVVGGAAMALAYDGSRVTRDVDALFEPTGAVRQVAAEMSGPHGLEPDWLNDAVKGFLPGDVHDTRVVFESENLLVQVPPPEYLLAMKMHAARDDRDLDDAATLFNAAGLTTADQGRELLESTYPNRQLLPRHQYLPDEVAARAAAHREESAEQVGNRVPSAADLVQQYAADVRRTGPRDPAGADDAARMATDLRAGRAARPDEAAQRAASDVEAQERAEQVRRQQAAADAQREQEQQRRGLCH
- a CDS encoding DUF4282 domain-containing protein yields the protein MTDTPRNPGDHTSSDGQPSPRNPGSHTPWTGQPTPQNPGGSTPPAGGGQPPYGAGGPLQGPDGWQSPPPLGDPKAKGFFGALFDFSFNHFVTPIIVKIVYILVLVALVIGWLIAVITGFAQNVGIGLVFLIIGAIGVIVYLALIRMTLELYLSIVRMSEDIHHRLPRG
- a CDS encoding ATP-binding protein; this encodes MDPLLNPFRPGAGIRPPELVGRQAEIDLVDLMVAHSRRQRNDGGLILYGLRGVGKTVLLSRLRQIVENAGWVTVQLEARPGESGKLIARQSLARGVAMAGRKMNRFQHALGEVREALASVTSFSATIGGTGVSLGVDPSPHRANSGLIEVDLEELVADLAAPLQKNQSAFAIFVDEMQDLDRDLLTALLAVQHRAGQQDWPFYIIGAGLSTLRRTLAEARSYSERFTIREVGPLAADAAATALAKPAEEFGARFTDEALAEILGAANGYPFFLQTYGKAVWELSTDRLIDGTTAIAGIEEGNADLDQGFFPARWDRTTPLERQYLRAIVAVSGSTASTSAIADALGKPATSLSPVRQSLIEKGIIFAERRGYVSFTVPNMDAFIRRQNDLDDVEDD